A genomic window from Emys orbicularis isolate rEmyOrb1 chromosome 8, rEmyOrb1.hap1, whole genome shotgun sequence includes:
- the LOC135882168 gene encoding C-X-C motif chemokine 6-like yields the protein MVNKLIVALAVVALTSSHELTMNGGRCSCLRTTDKIVFGPNQLKTIEILPASASCEKVEIIVNLKSGGQICLDPNASQIRNIFQQLIKKKGKKNDKPRI from the exons ATGGTGAACAAGCTCATTGTCGCACTTGCAGTCGTTGCTCTAACTTCTTCACACG AATTAACGATGAACGGTGGGAGATGCTCATGCCTTCGAACTACAGATAAGATTGTGTTTGGTCCTAACCAGTTGAAGACAATAGAAATTCTCCCTGCATCTGCCTCGTGTGAAAAAGTGGAAATAAT agtaAACTTGAAAAGTGGCGGACAAATATGCTTGGATCCCAATGCAAGCCAGATAAGAAATATTTTCCAGCAGCTCATCAA gaagaagggaaagaaaaacgATAAACCCAGAATCTGA